One Mytilus trossulus isolate FHL-02 chromosome 5, PNRI_Mtr1.1.1.hap1, whole genome shotgun sequence DNA segment encodes these proteins:
- the LOC134718241 gene encoding uncharacterized protein LOC134718241: MSTITLSLNSRNIEQNDKKSKKMTGILCMVREFVNLVGLCPYGPSVRSCFESERSPQVQGLWCLERVPSPVVESPELPRAADPEQCLVEAPRVALFSAMPFEVEVISTLDDTVENDTAVFEEVEEHELVFDTDDADLFSTWEQEQQQADQFWVDLERKVLQVSEDLEALSEDCGEVRHRLESDDES; this comes from the coding sequence acaaaacgacaaaaaaagCAAGAAAATGACTGGTATACTGTGTATGGTGAGAGAGTTCGTCAACTTAGTAGGTCTGTGTCCGTATGGTCCTTCGGTAAGATCATGTTTTGAGTCGGAGAGGTCACCCCAGGTTCAAGGTTTGTGGTGTTTAGAACGTGTTCCTTCCCCTGTGGTGGAGTCTCCTGAGCTACCAAGGGCTGCTGACCCGGAGCAGTGTTTGGTGGAAGCACCCCGTGTTGCATTGTTTTCAGCAATGCCATTTGAGGTAGAAGTCATTTCTACTTTGGATGACACTGTTGAAAATGATACAGCGGTGTTTGAGGAGGTAGAGGAACATGAGTTGGTTTTCGACACAGATGATGCTGACCTTTTCTCAACCTGGGAACAGGAGCAGCAGCAGGCTGATCAGTTTTGGGTGGATTTAGAGAGGAAAGTTCTTCAGGTTTCAGAAGATTTGGAGGCCCTATCTGAGGATTGTGGTGAGGTAAGACACAGGTTGGAGAGTGATGATGAGAGTTGA